GAAGGACAACGGAACTTTAAGCCTTGTGGCGATAAATATATGCGTAATTTTCTTAAAGGATTGGGAATTTATAATAGAAGAAAGTAGTAGAAAAATTGATAAAGAGGACCCGTCATTAGGTAGTACCGATAATGACGGGTCTATTTTTCTTGAAATCGAAAGTTCATTTGAAAGCTATTCTAGACTGATTCATACTATAAAAATAATAAAAAGATACTAAGATTACAAGGAAGCTTACCATCAGTTGGCTAACTTGTAAGCTTAGTATTTTTGTTGTCAGGATTATTTTGTCAGGAATTTTTTTAATTAAGTTTTTTATTTGCTCTTGAATTTCAGTTGAACCTTATTTTGAAATTAGGCGAACTAATAATTGCTCATCGAAAAGCATAAAGAAAAGTAAGCATGTAAAAAAATCGGAAATGATGCCCAAAAGTCCAATACTTCATTTGGTGAGGCTTAGCTATGATTGGAAATTTGCGCGTAGCCTAAGCATAGTAGAAAAATAGAAAAGCATCTTATTTGTTAGTGCGCGGTCTTGTTATAAACCTCGCGCCAAATGAAAATTTAGTTTATTAAATGGATATTTCACAATTCAATCATTTTACATCTGCGTAAAAGGACAACTATAATCAAAATATATCTACCGATTGGTACAAAAAATTATTGGAGGCGCGCTATGGAAAAATATGAAAATATTATTATTGGCTTTGGAAAAGGTGGTAAAACACTGGCAAAAACGTTAGCTGCAAAAGGACAATCGGTTTTAGTTATTGAAAAATCACAACGAATGTATGGTGGAACGTGTATTAATATCGGGTGTATTCCGTCAAAATCACTTATTTTAAATGGCGAAAAGAAGATGGATTTCGTCACTGCTGTGGAACATAAAGAAAAACTAACGAAAATGTTACGTAATAAAAATTATCGTATGATTGCTGATGAAGTCACAGGCGTAGTGCTAGATGGCATGGCGCGTTTTATTTCAGACCACATTTTAGAAGTCACTTTACCAGATGGCACAAAAATGCAGGTTGAAGGGGAAAAAATCTTCATTAATACCGGTGCGTTGCCGATTATTTTGCCTATTGTTGGGTTGGCACAAAGTAAATACTTGCTTGATTCCACCAGCGCAATGGATCAGGAAAAATTACCAGAAACATTGGTCATTATTGGGGCTGGTTATATCGGTTTAGAGTTTGCTTCAATGTTTGCTAGTTATGGTAGTAAAGTTATCGTTTTAGATGCGCATACTGAATTTATTCCGCGCGAAGATGACGATATCTCAGAAATGATCTATCGTGATTTAACGAACGCAGGCATTGAGTTTCACTTAGGTGTAACGGTCGATCAAGTAGTAGACAAAGATGCTACCGTTGAAATTAGCTTCACAGAAAATGGCGAGATGAAAAAAGTTGTTGCGGATAAAGTTTTAGCTGCAACTGGTCGAAAACCAAATACTGCAGAACTAGGTTTGGAAAACACAACAATTTCAGTCGATGATCGTGGTGCTATTGTCGTCAATGATCTACTGCAGACAACAGCAAAAGATGTTTGGGCAATTGGGGATGTTAAAGGCGGCTTGCAATTTACTTATATTTCCTTAGATGATTATCGGATTATTTTGGATCAATTGATTGGAGAGAAAAAGCGCCGAGTCTCTGATCGTGAAGTTGTTCCTTATAGTGTCTTTATTACGCCACCGTTGTCTAATGTTGGCTTAACTGAAAAAGAGGCTAGAAAAAAGGGCATTGCGTATAAATTATTCAAATTCATGTCTGCTGGAGTTCCTAAAGCACAAGTTTTAGAAGATCCAAAAGGTATTTTTAAAGTTCTGGTTGATCCTGAGACTAACCAAATATTAGGTGCAAGTATTTATGCTGAAGAATCCCACGAAGTCATTAATTTGATCGCCTTAGCAATGAAGGGCAAACTGCCTTACACATTATTGCGTGATCATATTTATTCACATCCAACCATGAGTGAAGCGTTAAATGATGTTTTGAAGTAAACAAATTAAATTTACTTTGAAAAATTGGGTATAGCATTCGTGAAAAGGAACACTCATAAGGAGAATTATTACTTTGAGCACAAAAGAAAAACTAATTGCTGCAGCCCGGGAGCTAATCTATCGACAAGGCTATAACAATACCTCCATTCGCGATATTCTACTGGCTGCAAATGCTGGCAAAGGGCAACTTTATTATTATTTTGATTCGAAAAAAAGTATCGGACTAGCAGTTATTAAAGAAAATATTGCCATTTGGCAAAAAGAATTGTTTGAAGGTATTTTAGCCCCAGCTCGCAGCCGGAAAAGGATTTTGCTGAAATGCTCACTTGGATTTTTTCCTTCCATCAACAACAACAACACTATTATGGCTGTCCGATGGGAAATCTTATCGTAGAGTTGTCCTTAGAAGATGAAGATTTTCGAATTTTACTAAATGATTTTATGCAACAATGGCTTGTGGCTTTGGCAAACAAAATCAAAGTATTACGTTCAATTGATTTAGCCGCCGCTAAAATAGCGGCACAAAAAGTTATTGCACAAATTCAAGGAAGTATCCTTTTGCTAAAAGTAACGCAAGACTTAACAATTTTGGAAAGCAACTTACTGGAACTAAAAAAACACTATATAAAAGCCAATTAGCTTTTATGCTTAAGAACCTGTCAGGCTCTCTTTGGTTTATAAGGGGAGTAGGGCAGGTTTTTTAGCAGTAAAGCTAAGATTCTTTAGGGTTATCCTTGTAAAAAAAGTAGCCCCATGATTTGAAAAAGACTTTGCCTGCAGTACATTATTCAGCGACTTTAATTATTGGCTTAGATAAACTACTAGTCTTTATTTTTTTTGCTATTACATACATGAGTTAAATTTGTGGGCGGTAGATGTAATCTGGATAAAATCGTTTTTTCTAGCAATATCAGTGTAATTGTTAAATAGGCTCGATAAAAAAATTAACAATTAAAAATCCTCCAAAGCCTTACGCAAGATTTTGGAGGATAGGTGCTATTCTTTGTAATTGTGGGTAGCCTGTAAAGTGCCGTCCTTTTTATAAATACATAGAGTTGACTGTTTATTAGTAGCAATTTCTTTGCCCCG
The DNA window shown above is from Enterococcus montenegrensis and carries:
- a CDS encoding FAD-dependent oxidoreductase, which produces MEKYENIIIGFGKGGKTLAKTLAAKGQSVLVIEKSQRMYGGTCINIGCIPSKSLILNGEKKMDFVTAVEHKEKLTKMLRNKNYRMIADEVTGVVLDGMARFISDHILEVTLPDGTKMQVEGEKIFINTGALPIILPIVGLAQSKYLLDSTSAMDQEKLPETLVIIGAGYIGLEFASMFASYGSKVIVLDAHTEFIPREDDDISEMIYRDLTNAGIEFHLGVTVDQVVDKDATVEISFTENGEMKKVVADKVLAATGRKPNTAELGLENTTISVDDRGAIVVNDLLQTTAKDVWAIGDVKGGLQFTYISLDDYRIILDQLIGEKKRRVSDREVVPYSVFITPPLSNVGLTEKEARKKGIAYKLFKFMSAGVPKAQVLEDPKGIFKVLVDPETNQILGASIYAEESHEVINLIALAMKGKLPYTLLRDHIYSHPTMSEALNDVLK